CCTCGGCGGCGCCGACGCCGGGCACCGGCGGGCCATCGAATCCGGCCTGCTCGTCGGCCCCCGGCTCCAGGTCGCCATCGCCATGCTCAGCCCCACCGGAGGGCACGGCGACTTCCGGGCCGGCAACGACCCCCGCCCCAACAGCAACCCCATGGGGCAGCTGGCCGATGGACCCGCCGAATGCCGCAGAGCGGTCCGCGATGTCCTGCGCCGGGGCGCCGACTGCGTCAAGATCGCGGCGACCGGTGGGGTGTGGAGCCCGACCGACCAGCCCGACGACGACGGGTTCCTGGAGGACGAGATCCGTACGATCACGGAGATCGCCGCCGGGCATCGCGGCAAGAAGGTCGCCGCGCACGCCCAGGGCCGCGGCGGCATCCTCAACGCGGTGCGGGGCGGCGTCGCCAGCGTCGAGCACGGCTACGAGATCGACGACGAGGCCATCGACCTGATGCTGGAACGGGGCATCTTCCTCGTGCCGACGCTCACCACCGCCAACACCGACCCGGATCCCGGCAAGGCGGCACCCTGGGCGTACGCGAAGAAGAAGCACTGGCAGGACGTCGCCCGCCGGCACATCCCGCGCGCCATCGAGCGGGGGGTACGGATCGCGATGGGTACCGACTGCGGCATCGCCGAGCACGGCACCAACCTGCGCGAGCTCGGGTATCTCGTGGAGTGCGGGATGACCCCGATGGGTGCGGTGCGGGCCGGTACGGCCGAGGCGGCCGAACTCCTGGGACTCGCCGGCGAGATCGGCACCCTGGAGCCCGGCAAGCGCGCCGACGTCGTGATCGCGCGAGGCAACCCGCTCGACGACATCAAGTCCCTGGGCGACCCCGGGAACATCCTGCTCGTCATGAAGGACGGCGTCGCCTACAAGGACGTCGACGGGCTCGCCGCCTGAGCGGGCGCCGCACCGTCCCGGCCGACCGCCTTGTAGTAGAAGGTGGTCGGCTTCAGGACACCGGCCGGATCACCGGCGTAGTCCGGAACGGACCCGCACTCCGTCCAGCCGGCCGAGCGGTACAGCCGCTCGGCCGGACTGCCGCTCTCGGTGTCCAGGATCAGCAGCGTGAGCCCGTCCCCGGCCGCCGAGCGCTCCACCGCGTCGAGCAGGGCCCGGCCGAGCCCCCGGCCCTGCGCCGACGGGCGGACCATCAGCTTGGCGACCTCGGCGCGGTGACGGGCGTTGGGCAGCGGAGCGGGGGTCAGAGCGATGGTCCCCGCGATCCGTTCGCCGTCCCGGGCGATCCACACCTGGTGGTGTCCCGCGTCCACGGAGGCGGCACGCTCCCGCCACCAGCACGCGGCGGCATCCCGGTCGAGCGGCGCCAGGAACCCCACGGAGGCTCCGCCGTCGACCGTCTCCACCAGGAGGGCGGCCAGCTCATCGGCGTACGTGACCAGTTCGGGTCCGGTCACCGGGACGATCTCGGTCATGCGGCAGGTCCTTTCACGGTGCGACGATCATCAGTGCGTAGCGGACCCGTTCCGGGCCCGGACAGTGGAAGCGCGAAGGGCCGCGCAGCCGGAACCGCAGGCAGTCGCCCGGGCCGACCGTGTGCACGGTGGCGTCGACGGTGATCTCGACCGTCCCCTCCAGGACCCAGATGTGCTGTTCGAGGCCGGGCACAGGCGGATTCTCGTACGCGATCACGGCACCCGCGTCGAGGATGCCCTCGATGACCTCCGCGCGCAGACCGGCATGCGGAGGCGAGACGGACCTGCGCACGAAACCGGACCGCTCGTCCCGCCAGACCGTCTGACGGGAGGCGGGCACCAGCTGCGGCGGCTGCGCCTCCACCTCCAGCAGCAGCCGGGACATGGTCCGCTCGTGGACGGTGCACAGCCGGCCGAGCTGGGCGGCGGTAGGACTCAGCTCGCCTCGTTCGAGCCGGGACAGCGTCGAGCGGCTCAACCCGCTGCGCCGGGCCAGCTCGTCCAGCGACCAGCCGCGCTCGACGCGCAGTTCACCGAGCCGCGCCGCGAGCCCGGCCTCGACGGCCCCGGCCTCATCCCTCTCCATGCCTCTCACATCAGAGAGGGTATCTCCATTCCGAGATGCTTGGTGGTGCGGTCTTCGCCGGGTGCGCGAAGGCGCCAGGTTCGTTCTGCCGGTCGGGTGCCGTCGTGTCACGCTTGGAGCGGGGGGTGCCCGGACGGGCACAGCGGTCCCGCCGGGTGGTTTTACTACCCGAGGAGGCCGGCATGGCCAGTACCAGCAACGAACCGCGAGCCGCCCGTGACACCGCCCCGAGCTCCCGTCATCCGTTCATGACGGGCTGGACCGCCTTCGCCGGGGTGCTGATGATCTTCGGCGGGGCCATGGCGATCCTGCAGGGGATCGCCGCCATCGCCAAGGACGACGTCTTCGTCGCCACGCGCAACTACGTGTTCCAGTTCAACCTGACCGGCTGGGGATGGATCCACCTCATTCTCGGCATCCTCATCGTGCTCGCCGGCTGCGCCCTGTTCACCGGGGCCGTGTGGGCGCGTGTCGTGGGTGTCGTACTCGCCGGATTCGGCGCGCTCGCCAACTTCCTGTGGCTGCCGCACTACCCGTTGTGGTCCATCGTCCTCATCGCCATCGACGTCTTCATCATCTGGGCACTCTGCGCGGGGCCCGAGAAGCGGGAAGGGGTCTGACGGAGCAGCCGTACCTCCTGGGGCATTCACGCTGCGGGCGGCTCCTTCGTGAACGCAGCCGGCGGAGGAGTGATCCGCAGCGTGACGACGTAGGAGACCACCACCGAGACGATCACCAGTGGCATCACGGTGAGCCCCTCCGTCCCCAGGAGCAGCGTCGCCAGCAGCACCGCCGTCATCGGGAGTTTGAGCATGGCCACGCACATTGCCCCGATGCCCATGGCGAATCCGGATGTCGGGTTCAGCCCGGGGAGGTGGGAGAGCGCGAGGCCGCCGGCCGCGCCGACGAACATCGCCGGGAAGATCGGACCACCCCGGAACGCGCTCAGGGAGGCGCAGTAGGCCAGCGACTTGCAGACGATGAGCACGACCAGGGTGGCCGCCGAATACCGCGCGCTGTCGGCGAGCAGCGGGTCCAGGTCGTGCTGGCCCGAATACAGCACCTGGGATGCGGACTTCCCGGTGCCCTCGGCGTACACGAGCGCGAGCACCCCGACGACGAGGCCCATCACCGCGGTGGCCACCACCGTCCGCCGCTCCACCCTCGACTGAAGGAACAGCGCCAGCCGGTGGATTCCCGCGCCCACGAGTGCGGCACCCAGTCCGAGGGCGATGGCCCAGCCGAATTCGGCGACGGTGGGGCTGTCGGCGTGCGGCACGTGGTGGAGCGCCAGCGAGTACGTCCCCAGGCCCGTCCACGAGCCGAGGCCCGTGAAGATGAGCGCCCCGATTCCGGCCGCCAGGAGTCCGGGCACCAGTGCCACCCCGAGCATCATCCCGGCCAGCCCCGAGGCCTCCATCAGCAGGAACGCACCGAGAAGCGGAGAACCCAGCAGCGCGCTGACGGCGGCGAAGCTGCCCGCGGCGCCCACCACGGCGACCGCCCCCGGGTCGATGTCCGGCTTGATCAGCCGCACCGCCCACACGGCCAGGCCCCCGCCGAGCGCGATGAGGGGTGCCTCCGGGCCGAGCACCGCGCCGAGTCCGAGACTGGCGAGCGCCGCGAGAGCGATGCCCGGCAGCTGCGCGGCCGACGGCGGGCCGGTGCTCACCAGCCCCTCGGCCGGCTTGTGCCCGCCGCGGCCGGGGAGATACCGGACGGCCAGTCCCGCCAGCAGCCCCGCCACGCCGAGCAGCGGCACCGGCCACCACGAGGGCGTGGCGGTGAAGCCGAGGGCATCGGGCAGGTCGTCGTACGTGAGTGACTGGAGTTCGGAGACCAGGGCGAGGAAGCCGAAGGCCGCCGCCGAGACCGGAACACCGAGGACTGCCACCATCACGAGCAGGACCGCGTAGCCGCGGGTGCGGATCAGGGTGACGGGATCCGGTGGCTGGGCGGGGGGCGTTCCGGCTGGCTCGGCCGTCATGCGCGTTGTCTCCTCGGCGTCGCGAATCCCCTGTGAGCGCCCTGTCGTCAAGGCGTCCTCAAGGTGATACCACGATGCGGTGATTTGGGTGATGTGTCCGCGCTGTGCGAGTGCGGCGCGAACCGTGCCGGCCGACCCGGCGGGCAGGGTCAGACGCCTTCGCCCGCCGGGTCGGCCGAGGGCAGCCGGCCGGACCGCACCGCGTCGACAAGAGCCTGATGGTCCCGCTCGTTCCGGTCGGCGTACGACTCCGCGAACTGCTGGAGCGCCCGGTCGAACACCTCGCCGCGGCCCAGGTACGCCGCGATCGCGATCCGGTCTCCGGACCGGGCGTGGGCACGGGCCAGCGTGGCCCCGCAGACTTCTCCGAACACGCCGAGCCCGCGCGGGATCATCAGCTCCGGCTGGACGATGCCCTTCCAGTCGCGCAGCTGGCGGATGTAGAAGTCCCGGCGCCGGCCGTCGATCCCGTCCACCCGCTCCCAGCCCAGGAAGATGTCGCTCGCCGCCTGCATCAGCCGCTGTCCCGCGACCACCCGGCTGCCCTGGTTCCGGTACCGGCTCGCCCCCACGTACGGGGCGAGCACCGAGGTGTCCGCCTCCTTGGCCTGCAGGAAGAGCGGGTCCCCGCTGTCCCGCCCGAGCAGGAGGATGATCCAGCACCTCGTGCCGACGCTGCCCACACCGACCACCTTGCGGGCCACGTCGACGAGCCGGAACCCGGAAAGGAGGGCGCGCCGGTCGGAAGCCAGACTCTGGCCGTATCCGTCGATCAGCCGGCGGAACTGCTCCTCGAACGCATGGCGCTCCACGTCCGGCAGCAGATCGGCGACCGGGACGAGCAGGGGCGGGTCCGCGGCGATCCGGCGCCGCCCGTCGACCACTTCGGTGAGCTTGTCGAACGCCTGCAGACTGTCCCGGGTACGGGCCTTGGCCATGGCACGGGCCACCTCCTTGCGGCCGCGCTTCCTCAGCTGCTCCGTCGCCACGGCGCGCAGCCGGTCCGCGTCCGTCCGCGCGTACCAGACGTCGAGGTTGCGCATGCCCGCGAACCGGATCATCCACTCCCGGTACGACCTGACCGAGGCCCGCACGACGGCGGCGCGCTCCCGGTCACTGAAACCGTTCGCCCGCCCCGCGATGACGAGGCTGGCCGCCAGCCGTTTGACGTCCCACTCCCAGGGGCCGGGCAGCGTCTCGTCGAAGTCGTTGATGTCGAAGAGCAACTGCCGCTCCGGTGAGGCCAGCAGCCGGAAGTTCAGCAGGTGAGCGTCCCCGCACAGCTGCGCCCTGATCCCGGAGACAGGAGTGCCGGCCAGATCGGCGGCCATGATCGCGGCCGCCCCGCGGTAGAAGCGGAACGGGGACTCCGTCATGCGCCCGTAGCGGATCGGGACGAGCTCCGGCACCCTGGACGCCGACTGCGCCCGAAGGACGTCCAGTGGGTCCGGACGGCCGGTCGACGGCTCGAACACCGCATGGCTCGACCGCGGCACCGCGCGCCGGGCCGCCTTGCCGCGCGCCGCCCGCTCGTCGGGCGTGGGGAACTCGCCGCCGTACCGTACCGGGCTGATGTCCTGCGGCATCGGGAATCCTCCTGAACGCTGCGCAGGCAGGAAGGGAGGACGCTGCCCGGCTCCTTCCGATCATCGCCGGTCGGCGCGATTCCGGCACCAGCAGCGCGGCCGATCCGTGCCGGAGCCCGGCTCGGCGCGCCCGGCGGTCAGACCGCCGGGGCGCCGACGGGCGGACTCAGCAGGACGACGGTGTCACCCGTGTCCGGGGCCGGGGTGAGCGAGTCGGTGACCGGCACGAGCCGGCCGTCCGGGCGCACCACGAAGAGCAACTGGTGACCCGCCGGCACCGGGCCGTCGGAGGTCCGCGTCACCACGCGCGCCCCTCTCTCGTACCGGCGGGCCAGCTCGCGCCCGGTGAGTCCGGCGCCGAAGAGCGATTCACCACCGGTGTACGGAGCCACCACTCCGTGGCGGGAGGAAGGCGGCCCGAGACGGTGGACGGCGCCCTCGACGCTCTCCCGGAGCGTCATGGAGGCGAGCGCGTTGAAATCGTCCTCGTCGGTGAGCAGCAGCACTCCTGTGATCCCCTCCAGCTCCGCACCGGCACCGGTGGCCGACGCGAGGAGTTCGCCGGGCGCCAGCTTCAGTCCGGCTTCCTCGATCCGCGCCCGCTCACCGTCGGCGCCCGCCCACATCAGGACGTCCAGTCCCGCCGAGCGCAGGGCGCAGGCAAGATCCACCGCCCATGGCGCACCGCCTACCAGCAACGGCCTGGAACGTGCCGGGCGCAGCACGCCCAGCCGCCTGGCCACCGGGAACGCCGTCAGTCCGTACAGCGTGACCGTGGCGACGATCACCACGAACGTCGCCGGGAGGACGCGCTGGGCACCGGCGATGTCGTGGTCGACCAGCTCGGCCGAGAAGGTGGAGGCCGTCGCCGCCGCGACGATGCCGCGCGGCGCCATCCAGCCGATGAACCACCGTTCCCCGCGCGGTACATCGGTACGCAGGGTGGCGAGCTGCGCCACCAACGGCCTGGTCACCAGCACGAGCAGGGCGACCAGCGCGAGCGACGGCAGTACCACGTGCCGCAGCGACGCCGGTGTGACCGTGGCCGAGATGGAGATGAACAGCAGTCCGATGATCAGTGAGACCAGGGTGTCGAAGAAGGGCCGCCGCGCAGGGAGATCCAGACCCGGCAGATTGGCCATGGCCATCCCCATCACCACGGCGGAGATCAGACCCGTGTCGTCCCGCAGCGCGTCACAGGCGGCCGCCACGCCGATCACGGCGGCGAGCTGCACGGAGGTGGCCAGCTCCTCGCTCAGCCGCACCTGACGGAGCAGCAGCCACAGCACGCCGGCACCGGCCGCGCCGCCCGCCACGCCCACCGCCGTACTGGCCGCGAACCCGGCCACCTGACTGCCGAACCCCGGCCGGTCACCCGCGAGGACCCCGTGGAAGACGAGCGCCCCCAGGATGCCGCCGACCGGGTCGATCAGCGACCCCTCCCAGATGAGGACGCGCTGCAACCGCTCGGTGGGCCGGACGAAGTTGAGCAGCGGCCCCACGACGGTCGGCCCGGACACGACCAGGATCGCCGCGAGCATCACCGCCGCCCGCATCGACATGTCCAGGACCGGTACGGCGAACAGCGCGGCGGACACCACGGTCAGCAGCGTCCCCAGCCAGAGCAGCCGGACCACGACGCGGCGCGTGTGGCCTTTGAGCCTCTTGAGGTCCAGCCCCAGACCGGCGTCGTACAGGATCACCGCCACCGCCAGGGACACCAGCGGCGAGAAGGAACTGCCCAGCAGCCGCTCGGGATCGACGTCATCGGTGAGTGCCCCCGCGGTGAAGCCGACCGGCAGCAGGACGAGCAGCGCCGGGACGCGCAGCCGGCTCGCCAGCAGCTGTGAACCGACCGCGAGCACCACGATCAGCCCGATGCCCACGAGTACCTGATCCGCCGTCATTGCCGCCTCCTGTGGCGCGAGCGCCGGGGCAGCGGTCGCGACCCGCGGAGCACCGCGTGCGACCACCATCCGTGGCGGCGCACGGCCGGGATGCGAGGGCTCGCTCCGACGGGCTCCCCGGCACCCCGGTATCCGCCGTATGGGCTAACGGAGTCCGCGGCGGCCGGTGGTGAGCCGCTGAGGGAGTGCGTCACGCTCCGGGCGCACGGCTCACTTCCCGTCGTCCCAGGGGGTGCCCATCCAGCTGTCGAACGTCCGGATCAGCGCCGACAGCGCGGCCGCCAGCCGCAGGTCGGCCCACTGCGCGTGCACCTGGACCTCGTCCTCGTCGGAGCGGAACTCCATCGGGACCTCCTGGCCCGCACGCCAGATGATGCGCCGCGGTCCGCGCGCCACATCACCGCTGCCGCTCAGCAGACTGCCCACGCCGATGGCCACCTGAACGGGGAACAGCAGCCACCACACGTACCACCAGAAGATCCGGCCCTTGAATCCGACCGCCTCCGGGCAGCCGGTCTGGGCGACCGTCCACCGGGTCCGCAGACCCTTGCCCGACAGTGCCTTCTCCCGTACGAGAGTGCCGACGAGTTCACCCTGCCCACCCCACACCTGATACACCGACACACCCTCGCCCGCCGACGTGGTGACGAGCGTGGCCAGCCGGGAACGGCGCTCAGGGCCGTCCCAGAGGACGAAGGACCGGGCACCCGTCTTCCGTGCCGCGAGATACGCCGGTATGCCACCCTGCGGCAGTTCGCGCTCCAGATACGCGACCACGTGGAACGGGCCCCTGGACGTGTCGGTGACGACGTGGCGAAAGCCCTCGGCCACACCCGGCAGGATCACCTCCCCGGCTTTGCCGTTCTTGGGCAGGGCCACTACTTTCAGAGCGCTGAGCACGTGCGACTCCTCCGTTGTGCGCGGTCAGGACGTCGAAGCGTAGACGGGCACCTGAGAGGATCGACGCGTGGAGTCCCCAGAAGTCGCCCCCGACGCCGAGCCGCTGCCCGGAACCGCCGCCACCGGCCGCCGCCCCGTGCGCTGCCGCCTGTGCGGACGCCCGCTCACCGGCACGGCCTCACGCCGTACCGGCCTCGGCCCCTCCTGCGACGCCAAACTGCACCCGGCACCGCCCGACATCCGCACCCGCCGCCACGAGGTCGAGCAGGAACCGCTGCCGGGCACCTGAGCCGTCAGGACGGCTGCTCGCCCAGCCGCCGGAACAGTCCCTCCTGCACCACCGACACCAGCAGATTGCCCTCGCGGTCGTAGATCCTGCCGCGCGCAAGACCCCGCCCGCCGGTCGCCACCGGGGACTCCTGGTCGTACAGGAACCACTCGTCGGCCCGGAACGGCCGGTGGAACCACATCGCGTGGTCGCAAGAGTAGAATTCACGCACCGTTTGACTAGGGAGGGCGTCCATGGAAGCTACTAGTGCAGCGGAACCACGGCGTCGGCAGGTACGGCACTCTCGCCGGCCGACGCTGGCCGCAAGTGCGGCAGGAGACCGATGGATCGTGTACGTGCGACTGAGTCGCGACACCGACGAGAGTACGTCCGTTGAGCGGCAATCGGAGGAGGGTCGTCGCTGGGTTGAAGACGTCGCCCACGGCGTCGTTGTGGAGGTAGTCGTTGACACGGACGTATCGGGGGAGGTGTCGCCCTGGAACCGCAAGAACCTGGCGCAGTGGCTCGTCTCAGTCCCACCGAAACCCTTTGACGGCATGGTGGCACTGCGGGTCGACCGTTGGGCGCGTCGCGTGGTGTGGTTCTCCGGCCTGCTGGACTGGTGCAGGGATAACGGCAAACGGATCAACACCGTGCGCATGAACATCGACCCGACCACCCGAGAAGGAAGGATGTTCGCGGGCATCGCCGCAATGTTCGCGGAAAACGAGCTGGAAGTCATCAAAGAGCGTGCCCAGGAGACGCGAGACACTCTCCGGCAAATGGGCCGCTGGCCCGGCGGAAGGGTTCCGTACGGCCGTGTCAAAACCCATCTCGGAAAGGATCCGGAGACCGGCAAATCCCTGGGATGGAAGCTTGGCGACCACGCGCATCGGTGTGACGTCATCCGGCGAGCCGCAGACAACATCTTCGGGCTGAACGGGCATTCACCCACAACCCCGCACGCTGAGGTCCAGCGACTCAACCGCGAAGGGGAGCCGACCGAATCAGACTGCCGCCTCATTGACGCGGGCAAGGAGCCCAAGGGGACCAAATGGCTCCGTGAGACGTTGGTTCGTATTCTTCTCAACCCCACGACTGCCGGCGTCATCACGGACCACGAGGGGCGAATCGTGCGCGGAGATGACGGGCTGCCTGTACTCGTCGCTCGGCCCATCCTCACCCTGGACGAGCAAGACCAACTTCGCGAACTGATCGAGTCGACGCCACAGAGCGAGACGCAGCGATCTCGTACTGACAAGCCGCGGAGGAAGAACTCCGGGCCCCTCTCGTACGCGCAGAACTGCTACGAGTGCGGCGGGAGCATGTACCGGGATGGCTCCACCGAGCCCGGCAGCGATGGCTACCGACGAGGGCTGAGGTATCGATGCCCTTCACGCTCCAAGGGACTTGACTGCCCAGGTGTGAACATCGTCGCGGATCCCGTGGAGAAGTGGGCAGGGGAGGAGTTCCTCCGCCGACACGGACGCATGCGGCACGTCACGGAGGAGTACGTCCCAGGCATCAGCTACGCCAACGACATCAAGGCCGCGGAAGACGCTCTGGACGCCCTGGAAGCTGACCGGCGAGCGGGTGTGTACACGGCGGAGGCGGCCGTTGCGCGCTTCCGAACCCAACACGCCAGCCTGACGGAGCGG
This genomic interval from Streptomyces sp. NBC_00464 contains the following:
- a CDS encoding metal-dependent hydrolase family protein — translated: MPAPTTSVLLYNGLLIDGTGSEPVLDGAVLIEDGLIRWAGRTADSPATTATTRRIDVRGDAILPGFIDCHVHMAAPGTAMSHAEIASLPHSLLTFLAGPRMKQTLEAGVTTARDLGGADAGHRRAIESGLLVGPRLQVAIAMLSPTGGHGDFRAGNDPRPNSNPMGQLADGPAECRRAVRDVLRRGADCVKIAATGGVWSPTDQPDDDGFLEDEIRTITEIAAGHRGKKVAAHAQGRGGILNAVRGGVASVEHGYEIDDEAIDLMLERGIFLVPTLTTANTDPDPGKAAPWAYAKKKHWQDVARRHIPRAIERGVRIAMGTDCGIAEHGTNLRELGYLVECGMTPMGAVRAGTAEAAELLGLAGEIGTLEPGKRADVVIARGNPLDDIKSLGDPGNILLVMKDGVAYKDVDGLAA
- a CDS encoding GNAT family N-acetyltransferase codes for the protein MTEIVPVTGPELVTYADELAALLVETVDGGASVGFLAPLDRDAAACWWRERAASVDAGHHQVWIARDGERIAGTIALTPAPLPNARHRAEVAKLMVRPSAQGRGLGRALLDAVERSAAGDGLTLLILDTESGSPAERLYRSAGWTECGSVPDYAGDPAGVLKPTTFYYKAVGRDGAAPAQAASPSTSL
- a CDS encoding helix-turn-helix domain-containing protein, whose amino-acid sequence is MERDEAGAVEAGLAARLGELRVERGWSLDELARRSGLSRSTLSRLERGELSPTAAQLGRLCTVHERTMSRLLLEVEAQPPQLVPASRQTVWRDERSGFVRRSVSPPHAGLRAEVIEGILDAGAVIAYENPPVPGLEQHIWVLEGTVEITVDATVHTVGPGDCLRFRLRGPSRFHCPGPERVRYALMIVAP
- a CDS encoding DUF7144 family membrane protein; protein product: MASTSNEPRAARDTAPSSRHPFMTGWTAFAGVLMIFGGAMAILQGIAAIAKDDVFVATRNYVFQFNLTGWGWIHLILGILIVLAGCALFTGAVWARVVGVVLAGFGALANFLWLPHYPLWSIVLIAIDVFIIWALCAGPEKREGV
- a CDS encoding chloride channel protein — encoded protein: MTAEPAGTPPAQPPDPVTLIRTRGYAVLLVMVAVLGVPVSAAAFGFLALVSELQSLTYDDLPDALGFTATPSWWPVPLLGVAGLLAGLAVRYLPGRGGHKPAEGLVSTGPPSAAQLPGIALAALASLGLGAVLGPEAPLIALGGGLAVWAVRLIKPDIDPGAVAVVGAAGSFAAVSALLGSPLLGAFLLMEASGLAGMMLGVALVPGLLAAGIGALIFTGLGSWTGLGTYSLALHHVPHADSPTVAEFGWAIALGLGAALVGAGIHRLALFLQSRVERRTVVATAVMGLVVGVLALVYAEGTGKSASQVLYSGQHDLDPLLADSARYSAATLVVLIVCKSLAYCASLSAFRGGPIFPAMFVGAAGGLALSHLPGLNPTSGFAMGIGAMCVAMLKLPMTAVLLATLLLGTEGLTVMPLVIVSVVVSYVVTLRITPPPAAFTKEPPAA
- a CDS encoding DUF2252 domain-containing protein, translated to MPQDISPVRYGGEFPTPDERAARGKAARRAVPRSSHAVFEPSTGRPDPLDVLRAQSASRVPELVPIRYGRMTESPFRFYRGAAAIMAADLAGTPVSGIRAQLCGDAHLLNFRLLASPERQLLFDINDFDETLPGPWEWDVKRLAASLVIAGRANGFSDRERAAVVRASVRSYREWMIRFAGMRNLDVWYARTDADRLRAVATEQLRKRGRKEVARAMAKARTRDSLQAFDKLTEVVDGRRRIAADPPLLVPVADLLPDVERHAFEEQFRRLIDGYGQSLASDRRALLSGFRLVDVARKVVGVGSVGTRCWIILLLGRDSGDPLFLQAKEADTSVLAPYVGASRYRNQGSRVVAGQRLMQAASDIFLGWERVDGIDGRRRDFYIRQLRDWKGIVQPELMIPRGLGVFGEVCGATLARAHARSGDRIAIAAYLGRGEVFDRALQQFAESYADRNERDHQALVDAVRSGRLPSADPAGEGV
- a CDS encoding cation:proton antiporter, with translation MTADQVLVGIGLIVVLAVGSQLLASRLRVPALLVLLPVGFTAGALTDDVDPERLLGSSFSPLVSLAVAVILYDAGLGLDLKRLKGHTRRVVVRLLWLGTLLTVVSAALFAVPVLDMSMRAAVMLAAILVVSGPTVVGPLLNFVRPTERLQRVLIWEGSLIDPVGGILGALVFHGVLAGDRPGFGSQVAGFAASTAVGVAGGAAGAGVLWLLLRQVRLSEELATSVQLAAVIGVAAACDALRDDTGLISAVVMGMAMANLPGLDLPARRPFFDTLVSLIIGLLFISISATVTPASLRHVVLPSLALVALLVLVTRPLVAQLATLRTDVPRGERWFIGWMAPRGIVAAATASTFSAELVDHDIAGAQRVLPATFVVIVATVTLYGLTAFPVARRLGVLRPARSRPLLVGGAPWAVDLACALRSAGLDVLMWAGADGERARIEEAGLKLAPGELLASATGAGAELEGITGVLLLTDEDDFNALASMTLRESVEGAVHRLGPPSSRHGVVAPYTGGESLFGAGLTGRELARRYERGARVVTRTSDGPVPAGHQLLFVVRPDGRLVPVTDSLTPAPDTGDTVVLLSPPVGAPAV
- a CDS encoding DUF6011 domain-containing protein encodes the protein MESPEVAPDAEPLPGTAATGRRPVRCRLCGRPLTGTASRRTGLGPSCDAKLHPAPPDIRTRRHEVEQEPLPGT
- a CDS encoding acyl-CoA thioesterase, translating into MGRATSTGSPSSPRTIRPSWSVMTPAVVGLRRIRTNVSRSHLVPLGSLPASMRRQSDSVGSPSRLSRWTSACGVVGECPFSPKMLSAARRMTSHRCAWSPSFHPRDLPVSGSFPRWVLTRPYGTLPPGQRPICRRVSRVSWARSLMTSSSFSANIAAMPANILPSRVVGSMFMRTVLIRLPLSLHQSSRPENHTTRRAQRSTRSATMPSKGFGGTETSHCARFLRFQGDTSPDTSVSTTTSTTTPWATSSTQRRPSSDCRSTDVLSSVSRLSRTYTIHRSPAALAASVGRRECRTCRRRGSAALVASMDALPSQTVREFYSCDHAMWFHRPFRADEWFLYDQESPVATGGRGLARGRIYDREGNLLVSVVQEGLFRRLGEQPS